A window of Dehalococcoidia bacterium genomic DNA:
CCCCTGCCAGCCTGTGCGTGGGGTCGCCAGTGACCCGCGCACCGCGCTTTATGTGAGGTGCACCGACATGCGTATCCTACAACTCGCGCCGCTGTGGGAATCCGTGCCACCGCCAGCCTACGGAGGCACGGAGTACGTCGTGAGCCTGCTCACGGAAGAACTCGTGAAGCGCGGACACGACGTAACGCTTGCCGCATCCGGCGACTCGACCACATCGGCGCGTCTGTTTGCGAGCTACGACCGCAGCCTCCGCAGCGCTGACGACCTGACGGACCGATCGCCGTATGACTGGCAGCACATCGCGAGCGCCCTGCGGCACGGGAGAGACTTCGACATCATCCATAACCACGCCGGGGAACCGGCGATGGTTATGTCCGCGCTCGTCGGCGTGCCCATCCTCACGACAATGCATTGCCTCCTGACGTCAGACACGCGCTTCATCTGGGAACGATACGGCGGCGCGTACAACACGATTAGCAGGTCACAACACCATCACGTCCTGCGGTTCGAGGGCCCTGCACGCTTCCTGGGGCACGTGTACAACTCGGTTGATGTCGACTCATTCCCCTTCGAACCGACAAAGGGGAGCGACCTGCTGTTCCTGGGCCGCATGGCGCCGGAGAAGGGCCCGCACCTGGCGATAGACGTGGCGAAGCGACTCGGCATGCGACTGATCATGGCGGGGAAGGTCGACCGGTACGACCGCACATTCTTCGAGAACGTGATACGCGAGCGCATCGACGGCGAGCAGATCGTGTACGTCGGCGAGGCCGACGCTTCGCAGAAGCGGAAGCTGTACGGCAAGGCGAAGTGCGTACTGATGCCGCTGACATGGGAAGAGCCGTTCGGCCTCGTGATGCCGGAGGCAATGGCCTGCGGCACGCCCGTGATTGCGCTGCGGCGGGGAGCAGCGCCGGAACTCATCGCGCACGGGCGGACGGGTTATGTCGTCGACACAGTAGACGAGATGGTCGAGGCGGTGCGAGACGTGGGCCGGATCGACCCCGCAAGCTGCCGCGCGCATGTTCGAGAGCACTTTTCGCCCGTCGCGATGGCCGAGGAGTACGAGCGGCTGTACGAGACGCTCGTAGCCGGCACTTCGGGCCGTGGCAGCGTGCCGGTGGAATCTGTGCTACCTTCGAGAAAGGACGGCGAAAGCGATCCGGCACTGGCCGTTGCATGATGCGCAGATGACATACAACGACGACCAATCGCACG
This region includes:
- a CDS encoding glycosyltransferase family 4 protein, with the protein product MRILQLAPLWESVPPPAYGGTEYVVSLLTEELVKRGHDVTLAASGDSTTSARLFASYDRSLRSADDLTDRSPYDWQHIASALRHGRDFDIIHNHAGEPAMVMSALVGVPILTTMHCLLTSDTRFIWERYGGAYNTISRSQHHHVLRFEGPARFLGHVYNSVDVDSFPFEPTKGSDLLFLGRMAPEKGPHLAIDVAKRLGMRLIMAGKVDRYDRTFFENVIRERIDGEQIVYVGEADASQKRKLYGKAKCVLMPLTWEEPFGLVMPEAMACGTPVIALRRGAAPELIAHGRTGYVVDTVDEMVEAVRDVGRIDPASCRAHVREHFSPVAMAEEYERLYETLVAGTSGRGSVPVESVLPSRKDGESDPALAVA